In Sphingobacterium sp. R2, the genomic stretch TCTGCTACTTCTTCTGTCAACTCGATGCTCAATTCGTTTTGATTTTGGTTATTTTCCATAATAATTCTAATGATAAGTTAATATATTCTAAATTCTACTTTGTAAATGTTCTAAAGTCCTGTCCATTCTCTATATTCAATAATGTTTCATAGATCAGTCTGATCACATTGTCGACATCCTCTTTATGAACCATTTCTACTGTGGTGTGCATATAGCGCAGTGGCAAAGAAATCAACGCCGACGGTACACCACCATTACTATAGGCGAATGCGTCTGTGTCCGTTCCAGTAAAACGGGAAGAAGCCTGACGCTGGAAAGGTATATTGTTCTTTTCAGCAACCTTCACCAACAGCTTATTTAAGTTGATCTGCACAGCTGGAGCATACGATAATACCGGGCCTTTTCCTGAGAACAGGTCTCCTTGCGTGATCTTATTAATCATCGGAGTCTGCGTATCATGCGTTACATCGGTAACGATAGCGACATTCGGTTTGATCCGGTCTGCGATCATTTCTGCTCCACGTAAACCAATTTCTTCCTGCACCGAATTTACGATATATAATCCAAATGGCAATTTCTTTTTATTCTCTTTTAACAACCGTGCCACCTCAGCGATCATAAAGCCACCTGCCCGATTGTCCATCGCACGTCCGACGTAGTAACGATCATTCAGGACAGAGAATGTATCTTCATAAGTGATCACACAACCAACATGGATACCCAATGCTTCGACCTCCTCTTTGGTACTGCAACCGCAATCCAAAAAGATATTTTTTAATGTCGGGTTCTCCTCTTTCTCGCCCGAACGTGTATGAATAGCCGGCCAGCCAAATACGGCTTTGACGATACCGTTTTCCGTATGAATATTTACGCGCTTCGAGGGTGCTATCTGGTGATCCGAACCACCGTTGCGTATCACATAGATCAACCCGTCTTTTGTTATATAATTGACAAACCAAGAAATCTCATCAGCGTGAGCCTCTATCACCACTTTGTACTCCGCCTTCGGGTTAATTACGCCCACGGCAGTACCGTAGTTGTCTACAAATGTCTCGTCGACATAAGGCTTTAAATAATCCAGCCATAAACGCTGTCCATCCCACTCAAATCCTGTCGGAGAAGCGTTGTTGATATATTTTTCAAAAAATGAAAGCGAATCTTTAGTCACAATCGTATTGTGTTTCGGCTCTTTTTTCTTGTTTTTTTCTGCCATCTTTTCCTTTTCTATTTACTTTCGTCAAAATATGAAAATTTCAATGAATTGCAAAAGTAAAAATGTTTTTTGGAAAATAATAACAGAAAGAAGGCCTACCTACCTGAAATAACAAACGCCATGAGTGTGTTCTCCTGTTTAAGTAAATTATACCCCAAAAAAATGAGATTAAAGCTTATCTTTACTCCAAAGTAATTTAAACAGCTATAAAATTTATGAATTCAATACTAAGTGCAATACATTGGAATATAGACCCTGAAATGTTCAACTTCGGCGCCTTTGCCCTGCGTTATTATGCACTGTGCTGGCTATTGGCATTTTTTGTTTCGTACGTCATCATGTTGCGTATTTTCAAAAAAGAAGGCCGTACACAGGAGCAGCTCGATCAACTATCAATTTATATTTTTCTGGGCACATTAATCGGAGCACGATTAGGACACTGCCTGTTTTACGATTTTGAATATTATAAAGATCATATCCTGGAGATTTTCCTACCGTTCAGGTGGGATAATACAGGGTTCCATATCACAGGCTTTGCAGGCCTAGCTTCCCATGGCGGAGCCATGGGGATTCTTGTCGCTCTTTATTTATTTTGCAGAAAAACGAAAACCGATTTTCTGTGGCTTGCAGACCGACTCGTCGTCGTTGTCCCTATTGCCGGCGCACTTATCCGGATTGGAAATTTCTTTAATTCCGAAATTATTGGAACCCCCAGTGATCTTCCTTGGGCTATTGTCTTCGAACGTGTAGACAATATACCCCGTCATCCCGGACAGCTTTATGAAGCTATCGCTTATATTTTGATCTTTATCATCATCGGTTCCCTATTTAAATCAAATCCCAATCGTCAGCGAGGTCAGCTATTCGGGATTTTTATGGTCCTACTGTTTGGCGCGCGTATAATTCTAGAACATTTTAAAATCGACCAGGAAGCTTTCGAGCAAAGTATGGCTTTAAACATGGGTCAGTTATTGAGTATACCTTTCATATTGGTCGGATTTTACTTTATCTTCCGAAAACCTCAAGCATAACAATAAACGAAGTGCCAGCGCAGTGCCTGGCACTTCGTTTACCCTTTAATACACTTTTAAAACGCCACAAAGATGAAGCGACAAAAAAAACGTAAAATAGTATTAAAAACGGTTATCGCTATCTTTATCCTTTTTGCTCTTGGCCTGTGGGGCTACAACAGCTATCCGGAACCTACATTAGGGAACGACGCTAAAGTCGACAAGCTTGTCGTCTACAAATCAAAAAGGTCGTTACTAGCGTACAGTGATGGGAGGCTTTTAAAAACTTACCGGATTTCACTGGGTAGACAACCTATCGGTGCCAAACAGTTTGAAGGCGACTTGAAAACACCGGAGGGTCTCTATACAATCAACGATAAAAATCAATATAGCGATTACCACAAAAACCTTGGGGTCTCCTATCCCAATCAAGCAGATGTAGCCCACGCCAAAGGCTTAGGAAAGGAAGCCGGCGGCGACATTAAGATACATGGCCTCAGAAATGGTATGGGCTTTATCGGCAAGTTGCAGCGGCACATGGACTGGACTTTAGGTTGTATGGCGCTTACGAACTCGGAAATTGACGAACTTTTTAAAGCCGTTCCAATAGGCACTCCAATTGAAATCAAACCGTAACGCTTTAAAAAATACTACAAGATATTCTCTAAATCTTACAACCCCAAGTCCAATAAATTATCGATTTTTGGGTTTACATGGGTAACTTGTATTTAAAATAATTTACATATGAAACTTGCGATAAAGAATATGGTGTGCAATCGGTGCATTATGGTCGTTGAAAGTGAACTGACCAAGCTCAATCTTCATATCAAACATATTTCCTTGGGTCAGGTTGAAATCGATGAAGAGCTAACCAAAGCGGAGACCGAGCAACTTGCTTCCACTTTCTCCAGCCTTGGCTTTGAGCTGATTGACGATAAAAGAACGGTCATCATCGAGCAGGTCAAACATGTTGTATTGGATCTTATCCGCAATCAGCATAATGATACTAACCTCAATCTTTCCGAAATTATCAGCAAGCAAGTGCATCACGACTACAACTACATCTCCAATCTTTTTTCAGACGTGGAAGGCATGACCATTGAAAAATACTTCATTGGGCAGAAAATTGAATATGTCAAGGAGTTATTGGTTTACGACGAACTCACGCTGAGTGAAATTGCTTACAAACTCAATTACTCCAGTGTTGCTTATTTAAGTAATCAATTTAAAAAGGTTACTGGACTTACACCGAGTCACTTTAAACAGATCAAAGAGAATAAACGCAAACCGCTGGATAAGATTAATGATTAAAGAACTCTAACACATGCTCGGGGGCAGTGTGGATTTTCGGGCGGTGTGGAGCTTCTTCAGGCCGTGTGGAGCTTCTTCAGGCCGTGTGGAGCTTCTTCAGGCCGTGTGGAGCTTCTTCAGGCCGTGCGGAGTTCAAAAAAGAAAAGGCTTCCGAGCGGAAGCCTTTCTTTTAAAATTGCCCTTTCAAATTAGCAACCCTTATCTTAAATGTCTCTAATTCTTTTTGTTGTTGATTGATAAAGGAATTCTCCTCCAGCTTTCCGACCACAATATCACGTTCTTCATCATTGGCATACACCATGTTTTTGAATGGATTTTTGTAGTCTTTAGCGCGCGATTTGTAAATCTGTTCACCAATCCAGATTCGGTGTCCGAGTGCCTGATCCAACAAAGATACGATTTTATCTGCTGATAAAGCCATCCCTTCTAAATTTAGAATCTCCATTAAAGACAAGAGCGCATGTTCACGTTTATCCAAGGCATAAGTTTTACTTTTATCATGATAGAATTCGTGGACTTCATCCCAAGAATCTATTTTTTTAGACTTAATATCATTCAGAAAAGCTTGCAACGCATTGCTTTCGATCAACTGTCCACCAATATTCTGCCAGCTTGTACGCGCCTTATCCGCTAAGGATTCAATGATGTCCTGTAGCGAAAGACCGTCCTCCAAAGCATCCATCAGATGCAACACACCGTAATATTTGATAAAAGAACGATACAAATGATACGCCTCACCAACTTTCTGAATCACGGTAGGTCTTCGGGAATTTTCTGCTCCTTGGAGCACGATAGTCTGATTCTTAAGATCCATATTGTTGGCGAGCAGTGCACGACCGGCAATAATACGCTCTTGCACATCCTTACCTGCTGCGGTATGAAGACTATCTGCAACAGCCAAAGCCAACAGATCCATTCCTTCAAACATTTCATTCACCGTATCCGGTGCCAACATATCGTATTCAAAATATTGGTTTTTGAAATGCCGGTTATCCCTAGCCTCATATTTATTGGCATTACGCACCAGCGCGTACATATTGTACATAAACCAATAGCCCGGAATCAACACCAACTGATCATGCTGTACATCATTGCTCACCAAAGTAAAAGGCAATCTAATGTCCAATTCGTGCAGAAAATCTCCTTTGACAATGAGACAATACGATGCAAATCTGGAGTTGTGTTTTAAACTGACACAGAGTCCGGGCCAAAAACCACGTCCCGCGATAATTTCTCCGTCCGCTGCTCTGGAGTTGTGATTGGATCCTACCGTAGCTCCCGCAGCCATATTACTTTGGCCCATCACGAGCGCCGCACACAAAAAAGAATTATTATGGTGCTGCTCATGCGCCGGGAAGATCAAAGAATTTAATACTTCACAACAGGAAATCGTGGAGTTGTCTCCCAGATAAGAGTTGATCAGACGGGCGCCGTACTTTAACTGCGAATAGGACGCCAAGATAAAACGTACCGCTTTAACACCGTAAAATATGCGGCAGCCGTAGCCTATGATACCATTGACAAGCTCACAGCCTTCGCCAATCTGCGTATACGATTCCTGCGAGGAATTTACCGTCACATTTTTCAGTTTGCTGACCCCTTTGATATAAGCATCCGTTCCGATCTTTACATTTTTGATCGTGAAAGTATTTTTGATGACACAACGGTCGCCGATCTGACTGTAAAAGCCACGTTGACTGCCAAACTTCTGATCAGTTAATTCCCCAAAGCGCTTTTGCAGCGCAACATCCTGTCGATTGCGCGTCCAGAGGTACACGTCTGCAGACTGCATGCCATCAAAAGGATAGACCGAGCGGGCACCATTTTCATTGCAGAGCTCCAGTTGTATGCGCTTTTCGGGCTCTTCGCCATCGCGGAGAATACCATTGCCAAATTTCGCTGTACTGCCTGTTTCCATTTCCTTAATCTGGCTTAACAGCACCTCATTGCCAACGATAAAGTAAGACAGAAAACCCACGTGATGGACAGCAACATCGTCGCCAAAATCCGAACTTACAATCGTCGAATGATACAGGCCTATAGGCAATTTCAAGTTGCGGTAGTCCAGGTAACTTGGGCTCAGATTTCCGATACGGACCAGACCATAGAATTTACAATGCTGGATCTGATTTGGATCAAAGACCGCCGATACTTTAACTTTGGACCAGTCGCTGGACCAGTTGCCGTTTTTGATTAGCTGCTCAACCTCTTCATCGGTCAGATCCCGAAAGTCATTCCGCGGATTTTGCTGAAAACGCAGGGTATATTCGTCCTGTCCTGCTGGAATAAATTCAGCGGGGATAAATCCATATCCCAGCTGTTCCAAAGGTTTTTTCTTCAATATACTCATCAGCCTCCTTACTCTACAGTTACGGACTTAGCTAAGTTACGTGGTTTATCCACATCCAACCCTAGCTCGACGCCAATATAATACGACAGGAGTTGCAATGGCACAACAGAAATCAATGGCGCAATGATTTCATCGGCTGCCGGTATTTCCATAAAATCATCCGATAAGTTCTCAGAGACAGTATCGCCTTGGGTGACAACCGAGATAATTTTGCCTTTACGTGCTTTTATCTCCTGGATATTCGATACAATCTTTTCGTGATAAGCATCTTTAGTGGCAATAAATACAACAGGTAAGTTCTCATCTACCAACGCGATAGGACCGTGTTTCATTTCTGCTGCCGGGTAACCTTCGGCATGGATATATGAAATTTCCTTCAACTTCAGGGCACCTTCGAGGGCAACC encodes the following:
- a CDS encoding L,D-transpeptidase family protein — its product is MKRQKKRKIVLKTVIAIFILFALGLWGYNSYPEPTLGNDAKVDKLVVYKSKRSLLAYSDGRLLKTYRISLGRQPIGAKQFEGDLKTPEGLYTINDKNQYSDYHKNLGVSYPNQADVAHAKGLGKEAGGDIKIHGLRNGMGFIGKLQRHMDWTLGCMALTNSEIDELFKAVPIGTPIEIKP
- a CDS encoding AraC family transcriptional regulator, encoding MKLAIKNMVCNRCIMVVESELTKLNLHIKHISLGQVEIDEELTKAETEQLASTFSSLGFELIDDKRTVIIEQVKHVVLDLIRNQHNDTNLNLSEIISKQVHHDYNYISNLFSDVEGMTIEKYFIGQKIEYVKELLVYDELTLSEIAYKLNYSSVAYLSNQFKKVTGLTPSHFKQIKENKRKPLDKIND
- a CDS encoding DUF4954 family protein translates to MSILKKKPLEQLGYGFIPAEFIPAGQDEYTLRFQQNPRNDFRDLTDEEVEQLIKNGNWSSDWSKVKVSAVFDPNQIQHCKFYGLVRIGNLSPSYLDYRNLKLPIGLYHSTIVSSDFGDDVAVHHVGFLSYFIVGNEVLLSQIKEMETGSTAKFGNGILRDGEEPEKRIQLELCNENGARSVYPFDGMQSADVYLWTRNRQDVALQKRFGELTDQKFGSQRGFYSQIGDRCVIKNTFTIKNVKIGTDAYIKGVSKLKNVTVNSSQESYTQIGEGCELVNGIIGYGCRIFYGVKAVRFILASYSQLKYGARLINSYLGDNSTISCCEVLNSLIFPAHEQHHNNSFLCAALVMGQSNMAAGATVGSNHNSRAADGEIIAGRGFWPGLCVSLKHNSRFASYCLIVKGDFLHELDIRLPFTLVSNDVQHDQLVLIPGYWFMYNMYALVRNANKYEARDNRHFKNQYFEYDMLAPDTVNEMFEGMDLLALAVADSLHTAAGKDVQERIIAGRALLANNMDLKNQTIVLQGAENSRRPTVIQKVGEAYHLYRSFIKYYGVLHLMDALEDGLSLQDIIESLADKARTSWQNIGGQLIESNALQAFLNDIKSKKIDSWDEVHEFYHDKSKTYALDKREHALLSLMEILNLEGMALSADKIVSLLDQALGHRIWIGEQIYKSRAKDYKNPFKNMVYANDEERDIVVGKLEENSFINQQQKELETFKIRVANLKGQF
- the lgt gene encoding prolipoprotein diacylglyceryl transferase; this encodes MNSILSAIHWNIDPEMFNFGAFALRYYALCWLLAFFVSYVIMLRIFKKEGRTQEQLDQLSIYIFLGTLIGARLGHCLFYDFEYYKDHILEIFLPFRWDNTGFHITGFAGLASHGGAMGILVALYLFCRKTKTDFLWLADRLVVVVPIAGALIRIGNFFNSEIIGTPSDLPWAIVFERVDNIPRHPGQLYEAIAYILIFIIIGSLFKSNPNRQRGQLFGIFMVLLFGARIILEHFKIDQEAFEQSMALNMGQLLSIPFILVGFYFIFRKPQA
- a CDS encoding M42 family metallopeptidase; translated protein: MAEKNKKKEPKHNTIVTKDSLSFFEKYINNASPTGFEWDGQRLWLDYLKPYVDETFVDNYGTAVGVINPKAEYKVVIEAHADEISWFVNYITKDGLIYVIRNGGSDHQIAPSKRVNIHTENGIVKAVFGWPAIHTRSGEKEENPTLKNIFLDCGCSTKEEVEALGIHVGCVITYEDTFSVLNDRYYVGRAMDNRAGGFMIAEVARLLKENKKKLPFGLYIVNSVQEEIGLRGAEMIADRIKPNVAIVTDVTHDTQTPMINKITQGDLFSGKGPVLSYAPAVQINLNKLLVKVAEKNNIPFQRQASSRFTGTDTDAFAYSNGGVPSALISLPLRYMHTTVEMVHKEDVDNVIRLIYETLLNIENGQDFRTFTK